A region of Micromonospora chokoriensis DNA encodes the following proteins:
- the ctaE gene encoding aa3-type cytochrome oxidase subunit III — translation MTAAPAIDKSRIHSLTRPNMVSVGTIVWLSSELMFFAALFAMYFSIRAAAPEQWEKHTEALNIPYATTFTVILVLSSVTCQLGVFAAEKGDVHALRRWFTVTFVMGLIFVLGQLNEYRHLVADGVKINEDGYGSVFYLTTGFHGLHVTGGLIAFVIFMVRTTMGRFTPAQATSAIVVSYYWHFVDVVWIGLYAMIYWLQ, via the coding sequence GTGACTGCGGCCCCAGCCATTGACAAGAGCCGGATCCACTCTCTGACCCGACCGAACATGGTCAGCGTCGGGACGATCGTGTGGCTCTCCAGCGAACTCATGTTCTTCGCGGCGCTGTTCGCGATGTACTTCTCGATCCGCGCGGCTGCGCCGGAGCAGTGGGAGAAGCACACCGAGGCGCTGAACATCCCGTACGCGACCACCTTCACGGTGATCCTGGTGTTGTCCTCGGTGACGTGCCAGCTCGGCGTCTTCGCGGCGGAGAAGGGTGACGTGCACGCGCTCCGGCGCTGGTTCACCGTCACCTTCGTGATGGGCCTGATCTTCGTCCTCGGTCAGCTGAACGAGTACCGGCACCTGGTCGCCGACGGCGTCAAGATCAACGAAGACGGTTACGGGTCGGTGTTCTACCTGACCACCGGCTTCCACGGCCTGCACGTGACCGGCGGTCTGATCGCCTTCGTCATCTTCATGGTCCGCACGACCATGGGCCGGTTCACTCCGGCGCAGGCGACCTCGGCGATCGTCGTGTCGTACTACTG